In Halothermothrix orenii H 168, the sequence AAAGGCACAAAAATCATACCTTATTTGCCGGATGAAGTAAAGGGATATGTTGCTGAAATAACCCTGGGGGTTAAGACCGATACTTTAGATTCAGAAGGTCAGATCATTGAAGAAAACCAGAAATGGGAGTCAATTACTGATAGTCATTTAAATAAGGTGATTTCTGATTTTCAAGGGGTAATTGAACAGGTTCCTCCCATGTATTCTGCCGTCAAATATAAAGGAAAGAGGTTATATGAACTTGCCCGGGAGGGTAAAAAGATAAAAAGAGAACCAAGGCAGGTTGAGATAAAAAAAATAAATATTCTTGATATAGACCTTCCTAAAGTAAAATTATTTGTTTTATGCTCTCCAGGAACCTATATCAGGTCAATTGCCCGTGATATTGGAGAAAAGCTTGGCTGTGGAGCTTACCTGTCATTTCTGGTAAGAACCAGATCAGGTTCGTTTAATTTAGAAAATAGTTTTACGTTATCTGAAATAAAATTCAGGGGGGATAAATTATTATATAATTTTGACTATCCCCTTACTAACCATTTTACCAGAATCGATATCAGGAGAGGTTCGCGTCAGAAGGTTTATAATGGTGCTCCCCTGTATGGAAGTGATATAGCAAAAATATATGGTAAAGTTACTTTAAGGGATAAAGTATTGATTTATAATAATAATACTTTTCTGGCCATATACCGGGTTAGTGATGTAGCAGGAAATCAGATTAACTTAAACGCGGAACGTGTATTTAAAACATCATAAGTTGCTAGAGTACTTCTAGGGTGATGATAATGAAAATAGTACAAAGCTCAAAATTTGGATTAATCAACAAAGAACCGGTAGTTGTCGCACTGGGTTCGTTTGATGGTATTCATCTAGGACACCAAAAGGTAATAACAACTGTATGCAAAATGGGCAAGCAACTTGGTATACCATGTGGGGTTTATACTTTTGATAAGCATCCCTTAAAAGTTATTAACCCAGATATAGCCCCTCAATCTCTTATGTCCCGGGACCAGAAGATTTCTTTACTGGAGGAGATGGGGGTTGATTATTATTTTGAACAGGTTTTTACAACCGATTTTTCAAAACTGCCCTTCAATAAATTTGTTAGGGAGATCCTGGCAAAAAAATTAAAAGCAAAACATGTTGTTGTTGGTGAAGATTTTAGATTTGGAAATAGAGGTGCCGGCAATATTAATTCATTAAAGGTACTGGGCAAAGAGCTGGGATTTGGGGTTACAGTTTGTTCAATAAAAAGAGCCCACGGTAGAAAAATTTCCAGTACAACTATCAGATCGCTTATCCGGGAAGGCAAAATAAAAGAAATACCAGATTATCTTGGTAGGTATTACCAGCTCGATGGTACAGTGATTCATGGAGATGGGCGTGGAAAAACCCTCGGAATACCTACAGCTAATCTCAGGCTAAAGGCTGATTTTGCCCTGCCCCCCAATGGGGTTTATGCAGTTTATGTAAGATATGATAAGCAATTGTATAAAGGGATTGCAAATTTTGGAGATAGACCAACCTTTTCCGGGGCCGATTATTCTATAGAAGTTCACCTGCTTGATTTTGATGGTAAATTATATGGACAGGTTATTTTAGTAGACCTTGTTGACTTTATCAGACCCGAAATTACTTTTGAAAGTCCACAGGAATTAATAAATCAAATCAGGAAAGATATTCTTTACACCGCTTCCCTTTTGTGTTAAAATAAGTAATGGATTTAAAATATATGCTTACCACTGGCTAGGAAATACGTTCCTCCAGCGTTTTTCTTGGCCTGTGGCCTATAAAAATTGCAGGAGGTGTAGTATTAATTATGTTAACCAAAGAAGAGAAGAAAGCTATAATTGAAGAATACCAGTTAGAAGAAGGAGACACAGGTTCACCTGAAGTACAGGTAGCCCTGTTGACTGCCCGGATTAAAAATTTAACCGAACATTTGAAAGAACATAAACATGATTATCATTCCCGGCGTGGTCTCCTGAAAATGGTTGGAAAGAGGAAAAAACTCTTAAGGTATTTAAAAAGAAAAGATATAAACAGGTATCGTGATTTAATTAATCGACTTGGAATCAGAGGATAATATTAAGAGCGGGATTACCCGCTCTTTCCTTAATATTTATAACAATTTATTTTCGGGATAAAACATTGGATAAAAGGAAATATTTTCAACAGGCAATTAACTTTTATTTAATTTATGGTATTTACATATATATAAGGATATTTAATTTACATAGTTAATTAATTATTAAAAGAAGGTTATACTATTAAAAGTAAATAATTATACTTAACTATAAACAAAAAAGTACATATTTTTGTTTTTATTAATATTCAAAATTTTAATTTCATGAAGTACAGGTTAATCAGAAAGATGTAAAGTTAAGGAGGATTATTTATGCATAAAGATTGGACAATCGATGTTGCCGGAGGAAAGATGAAATTTGAGACTGGCAAATATGCTAAACAAGCAAATGGTTCTGTAGTGGCACGATATGGTGATACTACAGTACTGGTCACTGCGACCATGTCTGAACCCCGGGAAGGTATTGATTACTTTCCATTAATGGTTAATTATGAAGAAAGGGTATATGCAATTGGGAAAATACCGGGGAGTATTACAAGAAGGGAAGGAAGACCGAGGGATGTAGCTACTTTAGCGGCCCGTTTAATAGATAGACCGTTGCGGCCTCTTTTCCCTGAAGGATTTAGACATGATGTACAGATTATCGCTACAGTTCTTTCTGTAGATAATGACTGTGAGCCAGATATACTGGCCCTGAATGGTGCCTCAGTTGCTCTTACCCTATCTGATATTCCTTTTGACGGGCCCATTGGTGGTGTTAAAGTAGGTCTAGTTGACGGTGAGCTTGTTATTAATCCCGATGAGGAAGAAAGGGAAAAAAGTAAGCTTGACCTGACGGTAGCTGGAACCAGGGATGCCGTTTTAATGGTTGAAGCAGGAGCAAATGAAGTTTCTGAAGATGTTATGCTTGATGCTATAGAACTTGCCCACCAGGAGATTAAAAGACTGGTGCTTTTACAGGAAGAAATAGGGGAAGAAGCCGGGAAAAAGAAATTTGAATTTACAAAAGATGAAATTACTCCTGAACTAGATGAAGAAATAAGGAAATATATTAGCTCTGATATGGAAAATGCGTTGAGAATTCCAGAGAAACTGGAACGTAACGCAAAAGTTGATGAAATCAAGGAAAATACTTTACAGTACTTTGAAGACATGTTTGAAAATAATGGCCTTGACAATGAAGAAAAAAATAAACAGTTGAAAATGGTAGAAAGAACAATTGAGAAGGTTATGAAGGAAAAAGTCAGGAAAATGATAATAGAAGAAGGAATCAGGCCTGATGGAAGGAAACCTGATGAAATACGACCTATATGGTGTGAGGTTGGTACTTTACCACGGGTCCATGGTTCCGGGGTATTTACACGTGGTCAAACCCAGGCTTTAAGTGTTGTCACTCTGGGAGCTACGTCTGATGAACAGATCCTATTTGGACTCGGTGAAGAAGAAACAAAGCGGTATATGCATCATTACAATTTCCCCCCATATAGTGTTGGCGAAACAAGCCCTTTAAGATCTCCGGGTCGTAGAGAGATAGGACATGGAGCCCTTGGTGAAAGGGCCCTACAGCCTGTGATACCTGATCAGGAAGAATTTCCCTATACAATCAGGGTTGTCTCCGAAGTCCTCGAGTCTAATGGTTCAACTTCACAGGCCAGTATTTGTGGTAGTACCCTGGCTTTAATGGATGCTGGTGTCCCAATAAAGGAACCGGTAGCTGGAATTGCCATGGGATTGTTAAAAGAAGATGAAAAAGTTGTTATTCTTTCCGATATACAGGGTCTGGAAGATTTTTATGGAGATATGGATTTTAAGGTTGCCGGTACCAGAAATGGTATTACTGCCTTACAGATGGATATTAAAATTCATGGAATTTCCAAGGAGATCCTGAAAAAGGCCCTTAAAAGAGCAAGAGAAGGTAGATTGTACATTTTAGATAAAATGTTACAGGTTATTGATAAGCCACGCCCTGAATTATCACCATATGCCCCTCTAATGATTACCATGAAGGTTTCACCGGACAAAATAAGGCACATTATTGGGCCTGGTGGTAAAATAATTAACAAGATAATTGATGAAACTGGCGTTGAAATAGATATCGATGATGATGGTTCAGTTTATATTCTGGCCCAGGATCAGGAAAGTGGTAACAGGGCTAAAGAGATAATTAATAAACTGACAAAAGAGGTTGAAGTTGGAGATATATATGAAGGAAGGGTAAAAAAGATTACCAACTTTGGGGCTTTTGTTGAGATATTACCCGGGCGTGAAGGGCTGGTTCACATTTCTGAGCTTGCTGACCACCATGTAAAAAAAGTAGAAGATATTGTTAAAATAGGTGACAGAATACCTGTAAAGGTTATTGAAATAGATGAACTGGGAAGGATAAATCTTTCAAGAAAACGGGCCCTGAAGGAACAAAAAAAAGAATAAAAATAAAAATATAAAGGGATTAAAAGGCATAAATTCATTAAACATAAACTAGGGCCCTAGTTTATGTTTTTTTATTATCACAAAATTAGAGCAGGTGATAATTTATTATGAGATTAGGTAAGCATGTATCTATCGCTGGTGGGCTTTATAAAGCAACAGATAGAGCCACTAAAATAGGGTGTAATGCCCTGCAAATTTTTGTAAAAAACCCACGTGGCTGGAAAATTAAAGAGGTTTCTGACTCAGAAATAAAAAAACTTAAAGACAATATTAAAAAAGAGAATATGTATCCCCTGGTGGTTCACTCTTCTTATTTAATTAACATGGCTACTCCCCGTGATGAGTTGTGGGAGAAGTCTGTCAATTCCTTAAAGAAAGAATATAAGAGGACTGAATTAATAAATGCTGATTATTTTGTAGTACATCCAGGTAGTCATACCGGAAAAGGCCTTCATTTTGGTATTAACAGGATAATCGAGGCTATAAACAGTGTTTTTGGAGAAGTTAAAAATGGTCCCCAGCTATTGCTTGAAAATGTTGCTGGAGCCGGTTCAAGTATAGGCTCGAATTTTACTGAGTTACGTGATATAATAAATAAAGTAGATGATTATGCCCGTATAGGGGTATGTCTTGATACCTGTCATGCCTTTGCAGCAGGTTATGACCTAAGATATGAAGATGGTCTTGAAGAACTTTTAAATGATTTCGATAAGATTATCGGTCTTGATCTATTAAAGGTAATTCATTTAAATGATTCCAAATATGGACTCGCTTCTAATAAAGATGAACATGCCCATATAGGGGAAGGAGAAATTGGTGAAAAAGGAATTTCAAATATAATTAACCATCCACTCTTAAAGGACAAACCCTTTATACTGGAAACACCAAAATTTAGTGGTAGAGATAAAGATGTTGAGCTGGTTAATTTATTACGGAGGGATTAGTAACTAAAAGTGACTGTTGAAGAATTGTTTGCTAAATCAATAATAACAAATATTAGACATGACATTCAGGAAGCTGGAGGACAGGAAATATATTTGATCGGGGATATAGATGTTGATACCGGGAAAATAATGGATTATACATTACTGGCCCGTGGTAATCTTAAAATGGTTCCGGCAATTATTTCAGACCTTAAGCCCGGTCAGGTTATAGTACATAATCATCCTTCATCTGATCTGACTCCATCAGCAGCTGATATAAGAATAGCTTCACGGATGGGTAAT encodes:
- the truB gene encoding tRNA pseudouridine(55) synthase TruB translates to MSRVDGIISIIKPPGMTSFDVVAWIRKMYSVKKAGHTGTLDPAASGVLPVCLGKGTKIIPYLPDEVKGYVAEITLGVKTDTLDSEGQIIEENQKWESITDSHLNKVISDFQGVIEQVPPMYSAVKYKGKRLYELAREGKKIKREPRQVEIKKINILDIDLPKVKLFVLCSPGTYIRSIARDIGEKLGCGAYLSFLVRTRSGSFNLENSFTLSEIKFRGDKLLYNFDYPLTNHFTRIDIRRGSRQKVYNGAPLYGSDIAKIYGKVTLRDKVLIYNNNTFLAIYRVSDVAGNQINLNAERVFKTS
- a CDS encoding bifunctional riboflavin kinase/FAD synthetase, with protein sequence MKIVQSSKFGLINKEPVVVALGSFDGIHLGHQKVITTVCKMGKQLGIPCGVYTFDKHPLKVINPDIAPQSLMSRDQKISLLEEMGVDYYFEQVFTTDFSKLPFNKFVREILAKKLKAKHVVVGEDFRFGNRGAGNINSLKVLGKELGFGVTVCSIKRAHGRKISSTTIRSLIREGKIKEIPDYLGRYYQLDGTVIHGDGRGKTLGIPTANLRLKADFALPPNGVYAVYVRYDKQLYKGIANFGDRPTFSGADYSIEVHLLDFDGKLYGQVILVDLVDFIRPEITFESPQELINQIRKDILYTASLLC
- the rpsO gene encoding 30S ribosomal protein S15, whose product is MLTKEEKKAIIEEYQLEEGDTGSPEVQVALLTARIKNLTEHLKEHKHDYHSRRGLLKMVGKRKKLLRYLKRKDINRYRDLINRLGIRG
- the pnp gene encoding polyribonucleotide nucleotidyltransferase; this encodes MHKDWTIDVAGGKMKFETGKYAKQANGSVVARYGDTTVLVTATMSEPREGIDYFPLMVNYEERVYAIGKIPGSITRREGRPRDVATLAARLIDRPLRPLFPEGFRHDVQIIATVLSVDNDCEPDILALNGASVALTLSDIPFDGPIGGVKVGLVDGELVINPDEEEREKSKLDLTVAGTRDAVLMVEAGANEVSEDVMLDAIELAHQEIKRLVLLQEEIGEEAGKKKFEFTKDEITPELDEEIRKYISSDMENALRIPEKLERNAKVDEIKENTLQYFEDMFENNGLDNEEKNKQLKMVERTIEKVMKEKVRKMIIEEGIRPDGRKPDEIRPIWCEVGTLPRVHGSGVFTRGQTQALSVVTLGATSDEQILFGLGEEETKRYMHHYNFPPYSVGETSPLRSPGRREIGHGALGERALQPVIPDQEEFPYTIRVVSEVLESNGSTSQASICGSTLALMDAGVPIKEPVAGIAMGLLKEDEKVVILSDIQGLEDFYGDMDFKVAGTRNGITALQMDIKIHGISKEILKKALKRAREGRLYILDKMLQVIDKPRPELSPYAPLMITMKVSPDKIRHIIGPGGKIINKIIDETGVEIDIDDDGSVYILAQDQESGNRAKEIINKLTKEVEVGDIYEGRVKKITNFGAFVEILPGREGLVHISELADHHVKKVEDIVKIGDRIPVKVIEIDELGRINLSRKRALKEQKKE
- a CDS encoding deoxyribonuclease IV; this encodes MRLGKHVSIAGGLYKATDRATKIGCNALQIFVKNPRGWKIKEVSDSEIKKLKDNIKKENMYPLVVHSSYLINMATPRDELWEKSVNSLKKEYKRTELINADYFVVHPGSHTGKGLHFGINRIIEAINSVFGEVKNGPQLLLENVAGAGSSIGSNFTELRDIINKVDDYARIGVCLDTCHAFAAGYDLRYEDGLEELLNDFDKIIGLDLLKVIHLNDSKYGLASNKDEHAHIGEGEIGEKGISNIINHPLLKDKPFILETPKFSGRDKDVELVNLLRRD